A stretch of DNA from Pseudomonadales bacterium:
GCCTTCACCACCGAGAAATACCTGCGCGAGACGACCCTGCCCGCACTGGAGCGGGGCTTTGCAAAAGCGGGCCGCAAGCGCAGCGAATTCGAGATCAGCTATCCGGTGTTCGTTGCCACCGGCACAGATGAAAAGGAACTCGCCGAATCGAAGAAAGCGATCAAACAGCAGATCGCCTTCTATGGTTCCACACCCGCCTACCGGCCGGTACTCGAAAGCATCGGAGCAGGTGAACTGCAGACCGAGCTGAATGGCATGTCCAAGCAGGGTCGCTGGGTCGAGATGGGCACCCTGATTACCGACGACATGCTGGAGGCTTTTGCGATCATCGGCGAGCCGAAGCAGATTGCGGGCAAAGTGCTCGAGCGCTATGGCGATATCGTCGACCGGACTTCTGCGGCCTACGCGAACATTTCGAAAGACGATCGCGCCGATATCATCGCCCGGCTGACCGCCGCCTGACCGGATCAGGCGTTCCCGGGTCGGTCCCCGTTCAGAACACATCAAAAGGAGTACAACCATGAAAGTCGATACCGGCATTGGCCATCAGCTGGAAAAAATTCCCGCCCAGATCCGTGAGCTCGAGGCGGCCGGCTATGACGGGGTGCGTACCGCCGAAATGAACCACGACCCCTTCTTCCCGCTGCTGCTCGCCGCCGAGCACAGCGAGCGACTCGAGCTCGCCACCTCCATCGCCGTGGCCTTCGCGCGCAGCCCGATGAACCTCGCGAACATCGGCCATGATCTCAACGCCTACTCCAAGGGCCGGTTCACTCTGGGCCTCGGCTCCCAGATCAAGCCCCACATAACCAAACGTTTCAGCATGCAGTGGGGTGCGCCGGCGGCGCAGATGCGGGAACTGGTGCTGGCGATGCGGGCAATCTGGGCGAACTGGTACGAGGGGGAGGCGCTTGCCTTCGTCGGCAAGTACTACACCCACACGCTCATGACGCCGGCCTTCACCCCCCAGGATAAGACCTATGGTGCGCCGAAGGTGATCCTGGCGGCGGTCGGCCCGCACATGACCGAGGTTGCCGGGGAGGTTGCCGACGGCATGATCATCCACCCCTTCAGCACACTGCCCTATATCGAGTCGGTGACCCTGCCCGCCATCGAGAAGGGACTGGCCAGGGCCGGCAGGCAACGGGACGGATTCGAAATCTCTTACTCGAACTTCGTAGTCACCGGGCGGGATGAGGCGGAATTCGAAGCCTCCAGAACCGCGGCGAAGGAGCGGATCGCCTTTTACGGCTCCACGCCGGCGTATCGTGGGGTGCTCGAGTCCATCGGGGTAGGCGAACTGCAGGGGGAGCTCAACACCATGTCCAAGCAGGGCCGCTGGAAGGAGATGGGCAACCTGATCACCGACGACATCCTCAACGCCTTCGCGGTCGTCGGCACACCGGATCAGATCGCGCCGGAAATGCTGCGGCGCTACGGCAGCTTCACTGACCGCACATCGGCCACTTTTCCGGTATCGAGTGCCGAACAGCGGCATCAGATCATTTCTGCTCTGCGGGCGGGCTGATCGGGCGATTACAGCTATCGAAAGCGCTGGTTAGACCAATTTCTCATAGTTGGTGAGAACATCTGGCAGGTTCCGCCCGGAGCCTGTCCGAGTTTTTGCGGTGTTTGATGATAGCAACTATTTACTTTACGTTTTGTTACATGGCCGGTACACACCCAACACCGGATCAGGAAGGAATGTGCGTCTTTCCCGGTTTATTGTGTGATGCAACATCAGTAAAATTGCCGCGTTCGTTCAGTGCACTCCCGGGATTAACTGCCCTGGACTGAGCACCGGATAAAGAACATGAACCCGGAAGGGTTCGAAGGATAAGAACAGGAACCCGGAAGGGTTCGAAGGGGTGAGAGCAGGTGGACTGGGGCAGGAATCCGTGTGGAGTCCGTTCAGCCGCCAGTCAGACTGGAGTCCATAGGCTCACCCATCAGGATCGTCTCTGCTGCGCAAGGTCAGCCTGAATGCGATCCGAACAACGGTTATCTGAGGAACCGGGAAACGGATCGCCAGGGTTACACAGACCTGGGTTAAACATAAAAGGTAGAACGACCGAATGTCGAAACTGAGCCGACTTGAATATCCGAAAGCCTTACTCGAGCTGAAACTGGCGAGAGTGCGCTCGATCTGGGCACTGTTGCCGACCGGCGCCCGCATCCTCATGAAAATCCAGCTTCTCCTCGTGGCTTTCGCACTCTGCGTGGCGAGTGCGGTACCGGTGCTGAAAATTCACCCGGGCTTCGAGCGGATCGCATTTGCCGTGCCCGCCATGGAGCGGACAGCGGTACCCTGGAAGTCCGAGGTCGACGCGTTCGGATACAAAGTCAGCCAGGCCTTCGGCGTGGGCCGGTCCACGGCCAATGAATTTGCCGGGTGGATTCTGGAGGCTTCGGAACGACAGGGCCTGGAGCCGGAACTGCTCGCCAGCCTGGTTCTCACCGAAAGCTCTTTCCGTAAACACGCCCGCTCTTCCGTCGGCGCCATCGGACCCGCCCAGGTGCGCCCCGAGTACTGGGAAGGTTTCTGCGGTTCCACCAATCTTCATGATCCGGCTGAGAACATCTATTGCGGCGCCCAGGTTCTTTCACATCTGAAAGAGCGCTGTGACGATGACACCTCCTGCGCCCTGCAGGCCTACAACGTCGGCATAAACAGCAGTGAGATGCGTACCCCCTCGCGGTACGTGACCAAGATCGACCGTTACCGGGCGCATCTGGTCAACTTTCCACTCTAGTCAGCGGTTCCCTAGGAGCGTCTGGTTCCTCTGGCCGCGCGACTGTTTGCGCGCGCCACCCGGAAGGATTCGAACTCGGGCTGGGTGTTGATCATGTGGGCGTAAGCGCGGGTGGCTTCCAGTGAGGAAGAGAAGCGCGACAGTGGTGTGCCCGGTGCGGTGTCCGGCTGCAGCCTGCAGATGCCCCTGCGGCACTGCAGTGCGAAGAAATTTCCGGTCTGACGTGCCCGGGGGGAGGCCCCCCAGTTCGACACCGCGGCCGCCCGTTCGAGGAGGATTGCCTGGGGGACTTCGTCCACTCTCAGCAGCAGGCGATCCACGTCCGCAAGGCTGGGATCGGCTCTGAAGGGAATGCCGTATCGATTCGAGATGCCGCGATACTGGCCTCTCTGGCTGCGGGTAAGGGCCAGTCGATTCAATACCAGCTGGCGGGTGCTCAGCACACGGCGCCGATCTTTCAGGATGAATGAATTCGCCTTCTCGATCTGTGGCGAGAGAAATTCGACAAAAGCGTCCCGAATCTGGCGTATCTCCTGGTCTGCCTGCTCGGCAGAACCCTGTTCCGCTGCCATGCTGCTGGAGGCTGTCCAGAATGTCCCCTGGCTGAGCAGCAGAAATGCCAGTACCCGGAAGCTGGCTGTGGATCGACCGGATTGCAGATTTCTGTCCATGCTGCTGAGACTACCGATTTCCCCTGGTGGTCACACCTCCAGCGCGAGTGTGACCCGGCCCTGTCCGACGGGGTCGTCTATAGGCCTATGCGGGAAGCCGTTAAGATGTCGCCAGTTGACAGTGGGAACGATCGGAACGTGTCGCGAGAAGAAGGGTCCGAGCATCTCGACGCGATCGAAGTCAGATTGCGCGAAGCGAGTCTGGATGGCAGGGCGGTCGAAGATCAGCCCGATCTGAGTCTGCTCATGCGTCGTGCCCGTCGGGAAGTCGGGTTGCGGGACGTTGTGAGCTTCGGCTTCGCACACATGCTCACCACGATGCTTGCGCTGGTGGCTACGATTTTCAACAGAGTTCAGGCCCGTTCGGTCCAGCCGGGTCCAGCACCACTGGCGATGCCCGACAGGGACGAAGGTCACCCGTAGACCCGGATAGCGAATGATCGATCGGCTGAAAACAGGATGGAGACGGGTATGACAGATACGGTGGATTCGCTGAATCTGTGGGGAAACACACTGCTGAATTCGATGACAGCGCTCTGGACGAAGGTCGCCGGTTTCATACCGAACCTGCTCGCCTTCTTCGTGATTCTGCTGATCGGCTACGCGCTTGCCCGGCTGCTTGGAACGCTCACGCGCAGGCTGCTGGTGGCGATTCACATCGACGATTTCAGCCAGCGGGTGGGGGTGCGCACTGTGCTCGATCGCGCCAGTATCCGGCTCGACGTGAGCGCTATGCTCTCCCGGCTGGTGTTCTGGCTGCTGATGCTGACATTCCTGGTCTCCGCGACCGAGACACTGGGCCTGCCCCGGGTTTCTGCCACCATCGACACTTTTGTGCAGTATCTGCCGAAAGTGCTGGGCGCTGCGTTCATACTGCTTGTCGGTCTGTTCATCGCTCAGTTTGTCCGCGCCCTTATCGTTGGCGGTGCCGAGAGTCTCGGCATTGAGTCTGCCGGTGGCCTGGGTGGTGCAGCTTACGGTTTGCTGGTCATCATCGTCGTTACCCTGGCGATCGGTCAGCTCGAACTCGAGACCGAGATCCTCAACCAGGTTATCGCCATCCTGCTGATTTCTCTGGGAGGTGCCGCGGCGCTGGCGTTCGGACTGGGTTCACGGGAAGTCGCGGGCAATATTCTGGCAGGCACCTATGCCCGTGAGCTTTACCGTGAAGGAGACCGCCTGGTGATCGGAGCGGTGAGTGGCACGGTCACCCAGGTGACGGCGGTGAAGCTGGAACTTCGTACCGAGTCCGGTGATCTGATTACCCTGCCAAACGCGGAAGTCGTCAACGCCACTGTCACCCGCCTGCACGGCCAGTAGCCTGTAATAAGCATTTCGACTCCTCGCAGTTTCATGTGGGATTCTGAACAGCGGGAACTGGTCGTGCAGGCACGTAAAGAGCTGCCTTATGGCATGCGGGCATTCGAAAGCCTCGCCGCCGGGCAGTATTCCTCGATAAGATACCTGGCCCTGTCGATGCTCGGTGATCGCGACGCGGCGGATACCATTACCCAGGACGTGTTGATGCGGGTGATGCACGGTCTGCCGAAACTGGAAGACGTAGACCGATTTCCCGCCTGGCTGGCCCGGATCACCACCAATGTGACCCGGTCACATCTGGCGAAGGAACGCCGGGAGCGTGAGAAGTACTATGCGTTCTCCGAGGAACAGGTCTGGGACTCTCCTGATCCGGAGCAGTCCGATGCAGATTTCGGGGTCATGCTTGCCGGGCTGTCAGTGCTGGAACGGTCCATCGTGAGTCTCAAAATACTGCAGGATCTGGAATTCAATCAGATTGCCGAAGTGGTGGGACTTGGCATCAGTGCGACCAAGATGCGCTACTACCGGGCACTTGAGAAAGTCAGACTCCGGATCGAGCCTGATGAAGCGCAGGAGTGACGGTGACGGACGCGGAATCCTGTGAATCCGGAGCAGTACTTATGTTCAGGGGAGCAACGCAGGCGTCTGCTGCAGGTTTGTCCGGCCGGCTCATCAGAAGCTGCCGGTCGTTGATCAGAAATTTTGGAGTGATGGAAATGAGAATGTTCACCTGGTGGCGGGTCGTGGTGTTGGCCCTGCTGGTTTCGGCTTCCTGCGCGGTACAGGCGGAAGATCTGCGCGAGTCGTTGCGAGGTCCGGTATTCGGTGCGGCAAACACCGCGCTCGAGGGTGCCAACGCGGCGAAGGCCAGTGTGCTTGCGCCGACTACCTATGCAAAAGCGGCGGAAGCCTACAGGCGGGCCGAGAAGGAGTTCGAAGCGGGCGGCAAGCTGGAGCGGATCCGCTCTCTGCTTGAACAGGCCCAGAGCGGGTTCGATGCGGCGCGCAGTGCGGCTCAGAAGGCGGCAACCGAAGTGGCCGCGGCATACGAGGCGAGGCTCGATGCGGAAGCCAGTGGTGCGGAAGAATTCGCTAACAAGTTGTGGAAAGAGGGCGAAACTGCTTTC
This window harbors:
- a CDS encoding TIGR03617 family F420-dependent LLM class oxidoreductase; protein product: MKVDTGIGHQLEKIPAQIRELEAAGYDGVRTAEMNHDPFFPLLLAAEHSERLELATSIAVAFARSPMNLANIGHDLNAYSKGRFTLGLGSQIKPHITKRFSMQWGAPAAQMRELVLAMRAIWANWYEGEALAFVGKYYTHTLMTPAFTPQDKTYGAPKVILAAVGPHMTEVAGEVADGMIIHPFSTLPYIESVTLPAIEKGLARAGRQRDGFEISYSNFVVTGRDEAEFEASRTAAKERIAFYGSTPAYRGVLESIGVGELQGELNTMSKQGRWKEMGNLITDDILNAFAVVGTPDQIAPEMLRRYGSFTDRTSATFPVSSAEQRHQIISALRAG
- a CDS encoding sigma-70 family RNA polymerase sigma factor: MWDSEQRELVVQARKELPYGMRAFESLAAGQYSSIRYLALSMLGDRDAADTITQDVLMRVMHGLPKLEDVDRFPAWLARITTNVTRSHLAKERREREKYYAFSEEQVWDSPDPEQSDADFGVMLAGLSVLERSIVSLKILQDLEFNQIAEVVGLGISATKMRYYRALEKVRLRIEPDEAQE
- a CDS encoding lytic transglycosylase domain-containing protein → MSKLSRLEYPKALLELKLARVRSIWALLPTGARILMKIQLLLVAFALCVASAVPVLKIHPGFERIAFAVPAMERTAVPWKSEVDAFGYKVSQAFGVGRSTANEFAGWILEASERQGLEPELLASLVLTESSFRKHARSSVGAIGPAQVRPEYWEGFCGSTNLHDPAENIYCGAQVLSHLKERCDDDTSCALQAYNVGINSSEMRTPSRYVTKIDRYRAHLVNFPL
- a CDS encoding mechanosensitive ion channel; amino-acid sequence: MTDTVDSLNLWGNTLLNSMTALWTKVAGFIPNLLAFFVILLIGYALARLLGTLTRRLLVAIHIDDFSQRVGVRTVLDRASIRLDVSAMLSRLVFWLLMLTFLVSATETLGLPRVSATIDTFVQYLPKVLGAAFILLVGLFIAQFVRALIVGGAESLGIESAGGLGGAAYGLLVIIVVTLAIGQLELETEILNQVIAILLISLGGAAALAFGLGSREVAGNILAGTYARELYREGDRLVIGAVSGTVTQVTAVKLELRTESGDLITLPNAEVVNATVTRLHGQ